Sequence from the Egibacter rhizosphaerae genome:
CGGGCGACGTGCTACTCGGACAGCACCCCTTCGTGGACCAGGCGCGACCGGAGGTCGTCCACCCCCTCGAAACGGTGTGCCGCGATCCCGATCTCCCGCGCCGCCTCGCAGTTCGCTTCTCGGTCGTCAACGAAGAGCGCTTCGGCCGGCTGCAGGTCGACCTGCTCCAGCACCCGCTCGTAGAAGGCGCGGACCGGCTTGCGCACGCCCAGGTGGTGACTGGCGAGGACGCCTTCGACGCGTGCGTCCAGTGCGAACCGTGCGCGGAGTTCCTCGATCCAGACCGGGTAGTTGCTCACGATGTAGCGGTCCGCGCGCCCCTCGAGGTCGTCGAGCAGGTCACGCATGCCCGGCACCCACGCGTAACCCGCCCGTCGAGCTCGTTGGAAGGCCGTGGCATCGAACGGCAGATCCGTGCCCGGCGCCCAGAAGCGGGCGAAGAACTCCGTCTCGTCGATCGCCGCGATCTCGAACTCCGGCCAGGCCTCCCGGTCCCGGTGCCCGGCACGATCGGCCACCGACCCCCCGGTACCCGCACGAACGGCCCGTGGGTAAGGATCGATCAACAGGGTATCCATGAGGTCGAACAGGACGGCCCGGATCGTCACGTTTTCCCCGCTCGCGAATGAACGTCCACCGGACCGACCCCGTCGATTCTGGCAGGATGGTGGCCGGAGGGATCCTATGCGTCCAGTCCTGCACGGCACCCAAGTCACGCTCCGACCGGTGACGCCCGAGGACGTCGACGTACTTGCCGACATCCTCGCCGAGCCCGAGGTGTCACGGTGGTGGCCCCGCTACGACGCGAGTCGGGTCCGACGCGATCTGCTCGAGGCACCGGACACGACGGTGTTCACGGTGGCCCACCTGGACGACGAGGTCGTCGGCTCCATCCAGTACGTCGAGGAGCCGGCCCCGGACTACCGTCACGCGTCGGTGGACGTGTTCCTGCATCCAGCCTGGCACGGCAAGGGCCTCGGTACCGACGCGATCCGCACGCTGGCGCGGCACCTGATCCATGATCGCGGGCACCACCGTCTCGCGATCGATCCCGCGGCCGACAACGAGAAGGCGATCCGTACCTACAAGCGGGTCGGCTTCAAGGAGGTCGGCGTGATGCGGGAGTACGAGCGCAACGCCAACGGGGAGTGGCAGGACTGCCTGCTCATGGACCTGCTCAAGCGCGATCTCGAGTAGCCGGAGGCCCGGGCGGTCGTTCGCGCCCGTCGTGAAGGAGCCCTCGACCACGTCGCGGTCGCGCTCCTAGGCGAGCAACGCCACCGCGTGCCCGGGGGCGGCCACTGCGGGCTCGTCCACCTCGCCGCTGGCGCTGAACACCCCCTCGAGGGGCCGCCACGGCACCGCTCCCGCCGCTCGGATATCTCCGCCACGAACGCTCCTGCCGTCGAGACCCGCCGCACGGACGCTGGAACGTATGCCGCGACGAGGGTACGGTGCCCCGTCGCGCGAAGCGGCCGATCGAGCAAGCAGACAGGATGGCGACGGTGACCGACTGGGTGACGATCAAGGTGGTCCTGACCGGTCGCGAGGGTGAGCCCCTCGCACAACCACCCGGTCGTGTCATGCTCGCCCACCGGGGGCACACCTTCGCGGAGCTGGGCGATGCGATCGACGTGGCCTTCGGCCGTTGGGACCTGGGTCACCTGCACGAGTTCAACGTCGACGGGCGTTCGCTCACCAACGACGGCGAGGAGGGAGCCCCGCACGTCGAAGACAGCGACAGCGTCGCGCTCCGCGATGTTCGACTCCACGAGGGGACGCGCTTCCGCTACGTCTTCGATCTCGGCGAGGAGTGGAGCCACGACTGCACCGTCGAGGAGGTGGACCTCGCCGTCGAGGAGGTCTACGGGGAGGCCCCGGACACGCCGATTCCCGTCTTCGGCTGGGGCACACTGCCGGACCAGTACGGGCGGCTGACCGAGGACGAGGACGACGAGCTCGACGGGGCCGTCGATTGGGACGCGCCTCGATCGGGCGATGACGAGGTCGCCGGTGAGGACCTCGATGCCGCCGAGGCCTGGGACGTGGTTCAAGATGCCCTCGCCGGCCTGCCCGCGGCGCCCCCGGGAATCGAGGAGGCGATGGCAGCGGCGACCGAGGCGGTGCGCGCCGCGCCGGCAGCTTGGCCAGCCGATGCCCTGCTCGCCGCCGCGAACCTGTCCCCCGGAACACTGCCCGCGGACGAGGCCGAGCTGTGGATAGAGCTCGCGGCCGGGGTCGTCGACCCGGACGACCCGCTGCCGGTGGATGCCAACCTGGAAGCGGCGTGGACGAGCGTGGACGTGGCGGACTGGGCTGCCGTGGTGATCGAGCTCGTGCGCGGCGGGGTCGGCACCAACGCCGACGTGGAATCCCTGGCCGGCCACATCGCCCGGTGTCCCCATGTCGAGGAGCAGGAGCTCGACGAGGACGACGAGGCCGTGCTGCGGCGGGGCCTCGCGATCGTCAGCGAGCTGCTCGCCCATCTCGGCGCGCTCGATGCCTCGCATCGCCTCACCGCGCTCGGGCGGTGGGGACTTCCCCGTGCCCTGGCGCGCGCGTGGGTCGGCGAGGGCGCTGTCTAGCTCCCGAGCCAGCACGGGAGGCGGGACCGAGCCGACCGTCACGGCTGCTCTCGTCCTGGCAGGTCGATATCGAGGATCCTGGCGAGCTGCTCGACCGTGGCCCAGCTGGTGCGCTGACGTCCGTTCAGCACCTTCGACAGCGTCTCCCGGGCGACGGGATGGCCAGCCAGGCGCAGCCGCCACGCGAGTTCGGTGACCGACCATCGGCGTCGCTGCAACGCCTCGTGGCACCGGATCACCGCGCGCCACAGTTCCTCGTCGCCTCCGGGGGCGGGTCGTTCCCACCAGCGCACTTCGCCGCGCGGCCCGCGAGTGGTGCGGCGAGGCGGCGTCCTTCGCCCGGGCCGCGACCCCGCCCGGCGCGTCGGTTCCCGACGCGAGGCGGCGAAGCGTGCCCCGACGGCCTCGCTCGGCTCGATCCGTCGCGCGAGCATCGGCTCCCCCTTCCCTCGTCAGTCCACGGGACCCGTTCGGCTCTCCCGCCCTTCGCGGCCGCCTTCGGCACCGGCATCGGTGCCGGTGCCCTCCCCGTGCCGGTGTCGACGATGCCCCCCGCACCGTTCACACTTGACGCAGGGCGCGTCAGATCTGACCCTGACCCGCGCGCCGGCCGATGGAGGCCGTGTCCCCGAGCGAGAGGCGCGCTATGACCCGGACGATCACGACGGACCTGGGCCGCGTCGACGGTCGGGATGTGGCCACCTGGGCGGAGCGCCGGGCACCGCTCGACCCCGCCGACGCCGACACGCTCGAGCTCGCGCGCGCCTACGTGCAGGCGCATCCCCGATCAGCGCAGGGCACGACACAGGGGCAGCGGCTCGCACTGCTGCGTCGACTCGCCGCGCGACCGGCCCGCACCGAGGACCTGCTCGCTGCCCTGCGCACGGTCGGGTGGGTCGGCGCGGACGACCTCGCCAACCGGCTGCGGGAGCTCCGACGGACGGAGGGAGCGCGTCGAGGGGCGGGTGCCGCCGGGATCGCGCTCACCGAGCACGGCGACGTGGTCGCGCTGGCCGAGCCCTTCCCTGCGCTCGACGAGGGTCAGGAACGGGCCCTCGGGTTCGCCAAGGCCGTGACCAGCCAGCTGGACGGCACGCTCGCGACGGCCGCCACGCGCAGCCTCGACGAGCTACTGCCGGACCTCCCGCCGCAGGCGCACACCGGGCCCCCGTCCCCCACCGATCTCGCGAGCGTGGAGCGATTCCACGCGGCCCTAACCGAGCAGCATGCGGTCACCGTCCGGTACCGATCACTGAACTCCCGCCGCACCACCGATCTCACCGTCGTTCCGATCGCCTACCACACGCACTGGGGTGCGGTGAAGGCGCTCTGCATCGAGCTGGGTCCCAGCGGTGAAAGAGGGCGCGACCTGCAGCTCGCGCTCGAGCGGATCCACGAGGTGACGCCGCGTCCGGGGATCGCCCTGCCGAGCGACCTGACGCTGCTCGAGGACCAGCTCGGGCTCGTCCTGTCCGGCGACCTACTGACGATCGCCCAGGAACGGGACCTCTTCGGGCTGGCGGACGCGAGCCCCGAACCGCTGGCGGACGATCCGGACGCGTTCATCGTGAGCGGCACCTTCCCGCGGGCTCTCGCCTGGGACGTCATGGAGCAGATCTGCGCCTGGGCCGGCAGCGTCCAGGTCCGCGAACCGCTGTGGCTCGTCAACGCCGTCTGCCGCCGCCTTCGCGCCGGCCTACGAGAGATGGAGCTCGGGTCGGGCTTCGAGCTGATCAAGCCCGAGCCCGGGCGCGGGTTCCCGTCGCACGGCGAGGCGGTCAACTGGGAACCGGAGGAGCGCCGCGGGGACGGACGTGCCCGCCGATTGACTCCCCCCGCGCGCCCCACCTGATCGGTGTCCCGGGCCGTCCTCAGCTCCCTTGACCAGGTCGGCGCTTCCCAGGCTCAGCGAGCGGCCGGGGCCGAGGCCGTGGCGCGCCAGCGGTCGAGGATCAGCGCGGTCGCCAGCGCATCGGTCGGGGGCAACACCGCCGCGTCGCCACGCACCGCCTCCGCGAACCCGGTCACCATGCGCTCGTACGGGTCTGCCTGCCAGGAACCGCACGGCTCCCCGTCGCGGAGCAACACCGCCTCGCGGTCGACCCCGACGGTGAACGCGTGCGGCACGTCGAGGGACCCCTTGGTGCCCACGACGCTGATGTGCTGTGTGCGCGCGCCGCCGAAGCTCACGCGGGCGGTGCCGAGACCTCCGGCGGAGAGGTCGATCACGGCGGAGGCGACCTCGTCGACCCCCTCGCGATCGGCGATCATCAGCCCGCGGATGTCGTGGGGCTCCTCGCCGATCAGCCAACGGATGGCGCTGATCGCGTACACCCCGAGATCGAGGATCGCGCCACCACCCCTGGAGCGCGTCCAGCGGTAGTCGTCCACGGACGGGGCGGCACCATCGAAGCACGCGTCGACCCGCAGGACCGACCCGATCTCGCGGGCGCGCACCATCGCCAGCAGCGCGTCGGTGCGGGGATGGAAGCGCGACATGATGCCCTCCATCAACACTCGCCCGGTGCGAGCCGCCACAGCGGCCATGCGCTGCGCGCCCGCCGCATCGAGCGCGAGGGGCTTCTCGCAGAGCACGTGCTTGCCCGCTTCGAGCGCGGCGATCGCCCACGCCTCGTGCAGGTCGTTCGGCAGCGACACGTAGACGGCGTCCACGTCGGGGGCCTCGAGCACCTCCTCGTAGGCGCCCCGCGCGCGCCGCGCCCCGTGGCGGGCACCGAAGCGTTGCGCGCGCGTCAGGGAACTGGATCCGACGCACGCGAGGTCGTGGCCGGCGGCCCGCATCGCCGGCGCGAGCGCCCGGTCGGCGATCCGACCGGGCCCGAGGATCCCCCATCGCAGCATGGAGGGGGAGACTAGCCGCTCGAAACCGAGCGGACGGTCGTCAGGCGGCGGTGTCGCTCAGAGCGCGCCCACGCGACGGATGGCGCAGCTTCGAGAGCGCGCGTGCCTCGAGCTGGCGAATGCGCTCCCGGGTGAGGCCGAAGTACCGGCCGACGTCGTCCAGCGTGCGGGCTTCCCCGTCGAGGAGCCCGAACCGCAGCTCGAGGATGATGCGCTCCCGCTCGGGGAGTCCGCTCACCACGTCGAGCAACTCCTGGCGGGCCAGGCCCTTCGCGGCGACCTCGAGGGGATCGTCAGCGTTGCGGTCCTCGATGAAGTCGCCGAGCTCGGCATCACCGTCCTCACCGACCGGCGTCTCGAGCGAGGTCGGCGTCCGCGCGTAGGTGAGCAGCTCCTCGACGGTCTCGGCCTCCTCGCCGAGCTCCTCCGCGAGTTCCTCGAGGGCCGGCTCCCGTCCCAGGGACTCGGCGAGGTCGCGCTGCATCGACAGCGCCCGGCGCACTCGCTCCATCATGTGCACCGGCAGCCGGATCGTGCGCCCCTTGTCGGCCACGCCGCGCCCGACCGCCTGCCGGATCCACCACGTCGCATAGGTGGAGAACTTGTAGCCCCGCCGGTAGTCGAACTTCTCGACCGCGCGCAGCAGCCCGAGGTTGCCCTCCTGGATGAGGTCGAGGAGCGGCAACCCCTGCCCCTGATAGCGCTTGGCGACGCTCACGACGAGCCGCAGGTTCGCTTGGACGAGCCGTTCCTTGGCCCGCTTGCCGTCCCGGTCCACCTGATTCAGCTGCCGGCGGCGGGTGGGCGAGAGCTTCCTCCCCTCGCTGGTCGCTTCTGCCAGCAGCCGTTCCGCTTCGAGTCCCGCTTCGTACCGCTTCGCCAGATCGACCTCTTCCTCGGCGGTGAGCAGCGCGGTGCGTGCCATCTCCCGCAGGTACAGCTGCACGTGGTCGTGAAGCGGCATCTCCTCGACGATCTGTGCCACGGTCGCTGTCACCCTCCTTCTGGGACGGCCGAGCCGCGAGCTCGACACGGTCCGCGGGCCTCTCGCTCGTCAGCGCGACGCGGGCTGGCCTCGGTCAGGCTGTCAGCCGCCTCGCGCACCCCGGACTCGGCCCGGAGCGGTCGCGTTCACAGGTCTGTCTCGTGGCGCGGGCCGACACGCACGGTTCGTGCAGCCCACCAACTACTCCACAGGGTACGACGCGGTGGGGGTCTGTGGGGAGGTCTTTTCGTTCGCGCCCGCAGGCCGCACGCCCGCGTCACGGGCAGCCGTGTGGGACCGTCGACGAACGGGTATCGCGGTCGAGGTGCCCCACGACCGAGGAGGACCCATGGCGACCGGGACACCGCCCGCCCCCGAGGCGGACGAGGAGGCGCCGGACGTTGGCACTCGCGGCCTGGTGGGCGGACTCGCGGAGGATGTCGGTCCGCTGCTGTCGGCTCACGTCGCGCTCGCCAAGCAGGAGGTGTCCGAGGGCGCGAAGGCGAAGGCGGCCGGCGCCGGGATGCTCATCGGGACCATCGTGCTGCTCTGGTTGGCGGTCCAGGGTCTGCTGATCGCTGCGGGAGCGGCACTGGCCCTGGTCGTGCCGGTGTGGGCTGCCGCGCTGATCGTCTCCGGGGTGCTACTGCTCCTGGGTGTGATCCTTGCCCTGGTGGGACGACGATTGCTGGCCACCCCGATCACGGTCGACACGACGAGGTCGGAGGTCGAGCAGACCGTGCGCGTGGTGCGCGAACGATTGGGGCGGGCGTGAACGCGAGGGACAAACGGCTGGCGAGCGAGCGCGCGGAGGTCGAGCGCGCGCGGGAGCGTCTGGCCGGACGGCTCGACCGGGTTGACGAGGAGGTCCGAGGGCACGTGGCGAGCGCAGCGCAAACCATCGCGTGGAAGGCCGGGGCCGCGGCGGCAGCGTTCGTCGCGGCGCTCACGACCCGCAAGGTCCTCAACCTCCTCTGGACGCGACTCCGCGGCAGCGAGCCGCCAGAGGATCCCACGGACCCGGCGACGGGCTGGGGCGACGCGGTCGGGTGGACGGTCGCCACCACGGTGGGGGTCGGGGTCGCTCAGCTCGTCGCTCGGCGAGGTGCCGCAGCCGGCTGGGCGAAGGCGACCGGGGACAGCCCACCGGGCTTCGACCGCTGAGGCGAGCGAATCCGCCCCCACGGGCCCGGTGGGGCGGATTCAGGAATCGGGGCGCGAGCCCGCCTCGGCACGATACCCGGTGCCGCGGGGGGTCCCGTCGTCGCTGGAGGAGGCCGCGGCCTCCTCCAGCGACGCCGCCCATTCCGCGGCCGCGGACACCAGGGGGCTGAACAGGTTCCAGGCGTCGACGCCACCGGCCCACCCGGGGGGGTCACCGAGCAGCTTCAGCGGACCCGCCGGGGTCCGGGGCTCCTCGGCAGGGGGAACCCCGAAGCCTTCGATCGGCTCCGCCGTGCGGCTCCAGCGGGTCGCCTCGAGCTCCTCGAGGGGCAACGCGCGACGAGCCGTCCCCCGCGAACGTTGGCGGCGCGCCTCCGCCAATTCGGCGAGCAACCGCTCCCTCCCGCGGCCCCGCACCTTGAACAGCGCGAACGGCTCCTCCGCGAGCAGCTCCTCGAACGCTTCCCAGAGCGCGGCGACGTGCGCGCACGGCCACACGCGATCGGCGCAGTCGCAGGAGGTGGCGAGCTCCTCGTAGCGGGGGAACACGCGCACCCCGGTACCTGCCAGCTCCGCGTCCAGCCCGTCGGGGGCCTGCCCGGCGAGCAGGCGTGCGCTGTGGCGCAGCTTGCCCGCGAGGACCTCGATCACGGTGATCCAGGCCTCGTCGTCGAGGGGCGTCAGTTCCAGTTCGGGCGTGTAGGGCGTGGCCCGAGCGTCCTGAACCCGCACCGACACCCTGCCGGGCTGCACGCGGAGATCACCGGTGCGGCTCGCTCGGTGGAACGCGTGCCCCTGGCGGAGGCGCTTGGTGACCTCGACGTCCGGCCGCTCGACGAGTGCCCGCCACGCCGCGGCCCAGTCACCAGCGCTCTCGGCGCTGCCCGACCCGGCCACGGATTCCCTGGCGTCAGTCATGGTGCGCCCTCCTATCCGGTCGCCTCGAGGGCATCGCTCCACGTCCCGTCCTCGTCGATCTCGCTGATGTCGGCGTCACTGCCGAGCGCGACGAGCTCGGCGATCTCGTCGTCGCCGAGCTCGGTCACCCACGCCTCGCCCGCGCCGACCACCGAGTCCGCGAGGTAGCGCTTCGACTCCAGGAGGTCCGCCACACGCTCCTCGACCGTGCCCGCGGTCACGAGCTTGTGGACGTCGACCGTGTGGTACTGACCGATCCGATGGGCCCGGTCGGTGGCCTGGTCCTCGACCGCCGGATTCCACCACCGGTCGTAGTGGATCACCTGCGTCGCGGCCGTCAGGTTCAGGCCCGTGCCGCCCGCCCGCAGGCTCACCACCAACACCGGCACGGGCGAGGTCCCGTCCTCGCCCTGGAAGCGCGCGACCATCCGGTCGCGAGCGGTGGCGTTCACCCCGCCGTGCAACAGCGGCACGTCGACGTCCAGGTCGCGGGCGAGCACCTCGGACAGGATCCGCCCCATCGCGACGTACTGCGTGAAGATGATCACCTGCTCGTCCGAATCGAGCGCGTCGCGCACGAGGTCGCGGCAGACCGCGAGCTTGCCGCTGCGCGTCGCGAGGTCGTCCACCCCGCTCTCGTCGAGCGTGCCGTACGCCTGCGCCGGGTGGTTGCACACCTGCTTCAGCTTCGTGAGCAGCGCCAGCACCCGGCCGCGGCGTTCCATGTCCGAGCCGTCGGCCGCGACGGCCCCGCCGGTCTCGAACGCGGCCGAGACCTCGCGCTCGTAGTGCTCGGCCTGCTCGGGGGTGAGCGGGCAGACGACCGTGCGCTCGATCTTGTCCGGGAGGTCGCTGATGACCTCGGGGTCCGTCTTCTCGCGCCGCAGGATGAACGGGGCGACGAGGCGGCGCAGGCGCAAGGAGGCGGTCGCGTCCCGGCGCTTCTCGATGGGGGTGACGAACTGCCGGCCGAATCGCGCCCGGGTGCCGAGCAGGCCGGGGTTGGTCACGTCCATGAGCGACCACAGCTCGGCGAGCCGGTTCTCGAGCGGTGTGCCGGTCATCACGACGGTGTGGCCGCTCTGGAGCCGGCGCACCGCCTTCGCGCCTGCGGTTTGGGGATTCTTCACGTGTTGCGCCTCGTCGAGCGTGACGACGTCCCATCCGACCTTCTCGAGCAGGTCGACGTCCCGTCGCAGCGTCCCGTAGGTCGTGAGCACCACGCCGTTCGGCTCGTCGAGCGCGGAGGGACGATCGCTGCCGTGGTGACGGGTGACGGGCAGTTCCGGCGCGAACCGGCGCAACTCCCGTTCCCAGTTCCCGACGACCGAGGTCGGGCACACGACCAGGTGCGGACCACCACCGCGAACGAGCAGATAGCCGATCAGTTGGATCGTCTTGCCCAGCCCCATGTCGTCGGCGAGGACGGCACCGAACCCGAGGCGACCCATCCCGGCGAGCCACGCGACGCCTCGCTGCTGATACGGGCGCAGCTCCCCCTCGAACCCGACGGGCTCGCGGATCTCGGCCGGCCCGCGATCGGCCTCCTGCAGCCGCCGGACGAGCTCGGCGACGCGCCCGTCGGCGACGACCTCGGCCTCGGTCCCGGCCGCGGGGCCCTCACCGGACGCGGGCTGGGCCCCGGAAAGCGCCAACCCCAGTGCGTCACCGAGCAACAGGGTGCCCGGTTCCGACAGGCCACGGATGCGCTCGGCCTCCTCGGGATCGAGCCGCACCCACTGGTCCCGCCACCGCACCAGCGGTCGCTGGGCAGCGAGCAGCCCCGCCACCTCCTCCTCGTCGAGCGGTTCGTCGCCGAGGACCACCTCCCAGCGGAACGGGATCTCCGCCGCGTCGAGCTCAGGCGCGTGGTCCGTCGCCTCGTCCGCCTCCTCGCCGACCCGCAGCCGCACGCGCAGGTGCCCGGTGGCCAGCTCGTCCGGCAGCTGGACCAGCACCCCGGCGGCCTCGAGCAGGGGTGCGGCCTCCGACAGGAACTCCCACGCGCCTTCGAGGTCGAGCGTCACGGCCTCGGGCACCGCTTCGGCGAGCGCCTGCTCGAGCGGCGGGAACACGCGCGCACAACGACCGAGGCCCGCAAGCAGGACCTCCTGGCGTGCGAGGCCGCCGGGGTCGTCCTCGTCGTCCTGGCTCGCCCAGACCTGGTCCGCGGGCAGGAACGCCCCGGTCTCGGTTCGAACACCGAGGTGAAGGACCCAGTCCCCCTCGGGGTCGGATGGCGCGACGAGCCGCAACTCCGTGAACACTCCGGCGTCGTCGGCCGCCACCGTCGCGTGCCAGCCGGCGACGCCCGCGACGAGGTCGGCGGCATCGTCACGCAGCGGCACCAGAGGGTCGGACGTGTCCCGCAGCGCCTCCTCCCAACGGGCGGTCCACGGCAGGATCCGCGCACGCGGCCGACCCTCCCGAGGGTCGGCGGATCCCTCGCGGGCGCAGAGGTCGGCCACCCCGTCGCAAAAGACCGCGAGCAAGTCGTCAGGCCGCCAGACACCGTCGTCGCCGTCGCGGGGGACCGCATGCGCGGCCGGCGGCAGGACCGTGACGAGCCGGCGCAACAGGGTCTCGGCGTCCTCGTCACCGGTCGGCAAGGCCCGCCACGTTCCCGCGACCTCACCGGTCTCCTCGTCGAGGGCGAGGGACGGGACGATCCGGTGCCCGATCACCAGCCGCCACGCCAGACGGGCCGTGAGCGCGAACGCGCGGAGGCTGTCGGGACGTCGCCGGTGAAGCGGGCCGACATCCGCCGGCACGGCGAGCAGGGCCGGCAGCGCGTCACGCAGCCGGATCGCGCGAACGGCCACCTCGGCCGCCCGGGGCACGACCCCGCCGTGGTCGCGATGCAGGACGGCGAGCCGGGCGTGGGCGGGCTCCCCCGGCGGCAGCCCGAGGGTGCGCGCGGCATCCGCGAGATCGGAGGGTGACGCTCCCGGACCCGAGGCACCCGTCGGGTCAGCATGTGACCCGTCGGCCCCGTCGACCCGGTCCGGTGCCTCGCCGGACGGCGTGTCGAGCGGGGAGTCACCGCGGGGCGCGGCGTCGTAGACGAGCAGCTGTCCCCATGCGGGAACGAGCCCGGCGGGCAGGTAGGTGACCTGTAGATCGGCGCGCATCGTCCTCAGACGCGAGTGGGTGAGCACACGGACCCCCCCACGCTACTGCGAGGCCACCCGGGACGCTCGGACATCGTCCGCGCGACGAGCCCGGGCCGCCCCCCTCACCGCGCAGCGGCCTCCAACTTGCCCAGCAGGTCGCGCACCGCTGCCGCGGGGATCTGGTCGCCGTCGGTCTGGGCCAACAGCTCGCGCAGCTCGGCGGCGAGGGCGGCACGCTCGGCCGTGCGGCCGCGGCGCAAGACCTCGCCGGGATCGATCGCCTCCCCGGTCGCGGTGGCCTGGTCGTGCTCCGCGGAAGTGTCCGCGCCGTCAGCACCGTCGAACAAGGGGCGCTGCTGTCCGAGGGACCCGGCAGGCCCGGTGGCCTCGTAGTCGGTCAGCCGCTCGCCGGCGAGGGTCGCGGCCCACCAGGTGAGGCCCCGATCCCAGGAGGCCCCCGGCGGACGCTGCCGCGGGATGCGGCCGCGGAAGGCGACCTCGGCGATCGTGTCGGCCACGACGTCCTGCACGAAGGGGTCCTCCGCGAACCGGGCCCGCAGGGTCTCGACGAAGTCGGGCGGCGGGGGTCCACCCGTGAGCCGTTCCGCGAGCGCACTGACGACGGGACGGGAACGCTGCAGCCACCGCCACGCGTAGCCGGGGGGCCGGGGCAGGCGGCCGGAGGTGGGCTCGCTCACGCGTGCTCCTCGGTCGACCGATCCCCCCAAGCCTAATGGACGGACGCGGGGCGTGGTCGCAGGCGCACACGGAGCAGCTCGTTCCGCCGGCGGAGTCACCCACCCCCGTCGGCGGCGGGCTGCTACGCGCGCGCCGGTGTGGTCGGTTTCCGGGCGGGCCGGCGCGCCTCGTACGCGCCGATGTCCTCGTCGTGCTGCAGCGTCAGTGCGATCGGGTCCAGCCCGTTGACCAGCATGTGCTTCGTGTGCTGATCGATCTCGAAGCGCTCGTGGACCGACTCCGCCACGAGGGTCTGCTCGGGGAGATCGATCCGGATCGGAGCGCTCGGGTCGGCGGTGGCCAGGTCGACGAGCCGCTCGCAGGCGGCGGTCGACAGCTCCACGGTGAGCAGCCCGTTCTTGGCGCAGTTGGTCCTGAAGATGTCGGCGAAGCTCGGCGCGACCACCGCCTCGAACCCGTACTGCTGCAGGCCCCACGGCGCGTGCTCACGACTGGAGCCGGTGCCGAAGTTGGGCCCGGCCACGAGCACGTTCCCGCCCTGGTAGCGGGGATCGTTGAGGACGAAGTCGGGGTCGGCACGCCAGTCCTCGAACACGACCTCGCCGTAGCCGGTGCGCTCGACCTTCTTCAGGTGCTGCTTGGGCATGATCTGATCGGTGTCGATGTCCGCGCGCCACAGCGGCACCATCGTTCCGGTGATCACGGTCACGGGATCCACGGGTCGCTCCCTGCCGTCGGGTGGTCGGCCTTGTCGTCATCGGCGGTGGTGACGGGCCGGCTAACCCACGCCACCGCCGGCCAGGT
This genomic interval carries:
- a CDS encoding DEAD/DEAH box helicase, which translates into the protein MRADLQVTYLPAGLVPAWGQLLVYDAAPRGDSPLDTPSGEAPDRVDGADGSHADPTGASGPGASPSDLADAARTLGLPPGEPAHARLAVLHRDHGGVVPRAAEVAVRAIRLRDALPALLAVPADVGPLHRRRPDSLRAFALTARLAWRLVIGHRIVPSLALDEETGEVAGTWRALPTGDEDAETLLRRLVTVLPPAAHAVPRDGDDGVWRPDDLLAVFCDGVADLCAREGSADPREGRPRARILPWTARWEEALRDTSDPLVPLRDDAADLVAGVAGWHATVAADDAGVFTELRLVAPSDPEGDWVLHLGVRTETGAFLPADQVWASQDDEDDPGGLARQEVLLAGLGRCARVFPPLEQALAEAVPEAVTLDLEGAWEFLSEAAPLLEAAGVLVQLPDELATGHLRVRLRVGEEADEATDHAPELDAAEIPFRWEVVLGDEPLDEEEVAGLLAAQRPLVRWRDQWVRLDPEEAERIRGLSEPGTLLLGDALGLALSGAQPASGEGPAAGTEAEVVADGRVAELVRRLQEADRGPAEIREPVGFEGELRPYQQRGVAWLAGMGRLGFGAVLADDMGLGKTIQLIGYLLVRGGGPHLVVCPTSVVGNWERELRRFAPELPVTRHHGSDRPSALDEPNGVVLTTYGTLRRDVDLLEKVGWDVVTLDEAQHVKNPQTAGAKAVRRLQSGHTVVMTGTPLENRLAELWSLMDVTNPGLLGTRARFGRQFVTPIEKRRDATASLRLRRLVAPFILRREKTDPEVISDLPDKIERTVVCPLTPEQAEHYEREVSAAFETGGAVAADGSDMERRGRVLALLTKLKQVCNHPAQAYGTLDESGVDDLATRSGKLAVCRDLVRDALDSDEQVIIFTQYVAMGRILSEVLARDLDVDVPLLHGGVNATARDRMVARFQGEDGTSPVPVLVVSLRAGGTGLNLTAATQVIHYDRWWNPAVEDQATDRAHRIGQYHTVDVHKLVTAGTVEERVADLLESKRYLADSVVGAGEAWVTELGDDEIAELVALGSDADISEIDEDGTWSDALEATG
- the leuD gene encoding 3-isopropylmalate dehydratase small subunit → MDPVTVITGTMVPLWRADIDTDQIMPKQHLKKVERTGYGEVVFEDWRADPDFVLNDPRYQGGNVLVAGPNFGTGSSREHAPWGLQQYGFEAVVAPSFADIFRTNCAKNGLLTVELSTAACERLVDLATADPSAPIRIDLPEQTLVAESVHERFEIDQHTKHMLVNGLDPIALTLQHDEDIGAYEARRPARKPTTPARA